Proteins encoded within one genomic window of Canis lupus baileyi chromosome 36, mCanLup2.hap1, whole genome shotgun sequence:
- the CREB1 gene encoding cyclic AMP-responsive element-binding protein 1 isoform X2, translating into MTMESGAENQQSGDAAVTEAENQQMTVQAQPQIATLAQVSMPAAHATSSAPTVTLVQLPNGQTVQVHGVIQAAQPSVIQSPQVQTVQISTIAESEDSQESVDSVTDSQKRREILSRRPSYRKILNDLSSDAPGVPRIEEEKSEEETSAPAITTVTVPTPIYQTSSGQYIAITQGGAIQLANNGTDGVQGLQTLTMTNAAATQPGTTILQYAQTTDGQQILVPSNQVVVQAASGDVQTYQIRTAPTSTIAPGVVMASSPALPTQPAEEAARKREVRLMKNREAARECRRKKKEYVKCLENRVAVLENQNKTLIEELKALKDLYCHKSD; encoded by the exons ATGACCATGGAATCTGGAGCAGAGAACCAGCAGAGTGGAGATGCAGCTGTAACAGAAGCTGAAAACCAGCAAATGACAGTTCAAGCCCAGCCACAGATTGCCACATTAGCCCAG GTATCTATGCCAGCAGCTCATGCAACATCATCTGCTCCCACCGTAACTTTAGTACAGCTGCCCAATGGGCAGACAGTTCAAGTCCATGGCGTTATTCAGGCGGCCCAGCCATCAGTTATTCAGTCTCCACAAGTCCAGACAGTTCAG atttcaaCTATTGCAGAAAGTGAAGATTCTCAGGAGTCAGTGGATAGTGTAACTGATTCCCAAAAACGAAGAGAAATTCTTTCAAGGAGGCCTTCCTACAG aaaaattttgAATGACTTATCTTCAGATGCACCTGGAGTGCCAAGGATCGAAGAAGAGAAGTCTGAAGAGGAGACATCGGCACCTGCCATTACCACTGTCACGGTGCCAACCCCGATTTACCAAACTAGCAGCGGGCAGTACA TTGCCATTACCCAGGGAGGAGCAATACAACTGGCTAACAATGGTACCGATGGGGTACAGGGCCTGCAAACATTAACCATGACCAATGCAGCTGCCACTCAGCCGGGTACTACCATTCTACAGTATGCACAGACCACTGATGGACAGCAGATCTTAGTGCCCAGCAACCAAGTCGTTGTTCAAG CTGCCTCCGGAGATGTACAGACGTACCAGATTCGCACAGCACCCACTAGCACCATTGCCCCTGGAGTTGTTATGGCATCCTCCCCAGCACTTCCTACACAGCCTGCTGAAGAAGCAGCACGAAAGAGAGAGGTTCGCCTAATGAAAAACCG GGAAGCAGCACGAGAGTGTcgtagaaagaagaaagaatatgtgaaatgTTTAGAAAACAGAGTGGCAGTGcttgaaaaccaaaataagacaCTCATTGAGGAGCTAAAAGCACTTAAGGACCTTTACTGCCACAAATCAGATTAA
- the CREB1 gene encoding cyclic AMP-responsive element-binding protein 1 isoform X1 — MTMESGAENQQSGDAAVTEAENQQMTVQAQPQIATLAQVSMPAAHATSSAPTVTLVQLPNGQTVQVHGVIQAAQPSVIQSPQVQTVQSSCKDLKRLFSGTQISTIAESEDSQESVDSVTDSQKRREILSRRPSYRKILNDLSSDAPGVPRIEEEKSEEETSAPAITTVTVPTPIYQTSSGQYIAITQGGAIQLANNGTDGVQGLQTLTMTNAAATQPGTTILQYAQTTDGQQILVPSNQVVVQAASGDVQTYQIRTAPTSTIAPGVVMASSPALPTQPAEEAARKREVRLMKNREAARECRRKKKEYVKCLENRVAVLENQNKTLIEELKALKDLYCHKSD, encoded by the exons ATGACCATGGAATCTGGAGCAGAGAACCAGCAGAGTGGAGATGCAGCTGTAACAGAAGCTGAAAACCAGCAAATGACAGTTCAAGCCCAGCCACAGATTGCCACATTAGCCCAG GTATCTATGCCAGCAGCTCATGCAACATCATCTGCTCCCACCGTAACTTTAGTACAGCTGCCCAATGGGCAGACAGTTCAAGTCCATGGCGTTATTCAGGCGGCCCAGCCATCAGTTATTCAGTCTCCACAAGTCCAGACAGTTCAG TCTTCCTGTAAGGACTTAAAAAGACTTTTCTCCGGAACTCAG atttcaaCTATTGCAGAAAGTGAAGATTCTCAGGAGTCAGTGGATAGTGTAACTGATTCCCAAAAACGAAGAGAAATTCTTTCAAGGAGGCCTTCCTACAG aaaaattttgAATGACTTATCTTCAGATGCACCTGGAGTGCCAAGGATCGAAGAAGAGAAGTCTGAAGAGGAGACATCGGCACCTGCCATTACCACTGTCACGGTGCCAACCCCGATTTACCAAACTAGCAGCGGGCAGTACA TTGCCATTACCCAGGGAGGAGCAATACAACTGGCTAACAATGGTACCGATGGGGTACAGGGCCTGCAAACATTAACCATGACCAATGCAGCTGCCACTCAGCCGGGTACTACCATTCTACAGTATGCACAGACCACTGATGGACAGCAGATCTTAGTGCCCAGCAACCAAGTCGTTGTTCAAG CTGCCTCCGGAGATGTACAGACGTACCAGATTCGCACAGCACCCACTAGCACCATTGCCCCTGGAGTTGTTATGGCATCCTCCCCAGCACTTCCTACACAGCCTGCTGAAGAAGCAGCACGAAAGAGAGAGGTTCGCCTAATGAAAAACCG GGAAGCAGCACGAGAGTGTcgtagaaagaagaaagaatatgtgaaatgTTTAGAAAACAGAGTGGCAGTGcttgaaaaccaaaataagacaCTCATTGAGGAGCTAAAAGCACTTAAGGACCTTTACTGCCACAAATCAGATTAA
- the CREB1 gene encoding cyclic AMP-responsive element-binding protein 1 isoform X4, translating to MPAAHATSSAPTVTLVQLPNGQTVQVHGVIQAAQPSVIQSPQVQTVQISTIAESEDSQESVDSVTDSQKRREILSRRPSYRKILNDLSSDAPGVPRIEEEKSEEETSAPAITTVTVPTPIYQTSSGQYIAITQGGAIQLANNGTDGVQGLQTLTMTNAAATQPGTTILQYAQTTDGQQILVPSNQVVVQAASGDVQTYQIRTAPTSTIAPGVVMASSPALPTQPAEEAARKREVRLMKNREAARECRRKKKEYVKCLENRVAVLENQNKTLIEELKALKDLYCHKSD from the exons ATGCCAGCAGCTCATGCAACATCATCTGCTCCCACCGTAACTTTAGTACAGCTGCCCAATGGGCAGACAGTTCAAGTCCATGGCGTTATTCAGGCGGCCCAGCCATCAGTTATTCAGTCTCCACAAGTCCAGACAGTTCAG atttcaaCTATTGCAGAAAGTGAAGATTCTCAGGAGTCAGTGGATAGTGTAACTGATTCCCAAAAACGAAGAGAAATTCTTTCAAGGAGGCCTTCCTACAG aaaaattttgAATGACTTATCTTCAGATGCACCTGGAGTGCCAAGGATCGAAGAAGAGAAGTCTGAAGAGGAGACATCGGCACCTGCCATTACCACTGTCACGGTGCCAACCCCGATTTACCAAACTAGCAGCGGGCAGTACA TTGCCATTACCCAGGGAGGAGCAATACAACTGGCTAACAATGGTACCGATGGGGTACAGGGCCTGCAAACATTAACCATGACCAATGCAGCTGCCACTCAGCCGGGTACTACCATTCTACAGTATGCACAGACCACTGATGGACAGCAGATCTTAGTGCCCAGCAACCAAGTCGTTGTTCAAG CTGCCTCCGGAGATGTACAGACGTACCAGATTCGCACAGCACCCACTAGCACCATTGCCCCTGGAGTTGTTATGGCATCCTCCCCAGCACTTCCTACACAGCCTGCTGAAGAAGCAGCACGAAAGAGAGAGGTTCGCCTAATGAAAAACCG GGAAGCAGCACGAGAGTGTcgtagaaagaagaaagaatatgtgaaatgTTTAGAAAACAGAGTGGCAGTGcttgaaaaccaaaataagacaCTCATTGAGGAGCTAAAAGCACTTAAGGACCTTTACTGCCACAAATCAGATTAA
- the CREB1 gene encoding cyclic AMP-responsive element-binding protein 1 isoform X3 gives MPAAHATSSAPTVTLVQLPNGQTVQVHGVIQAAQPSVIQSPQVQTVQSSCKDLKRLFSGTQISTIAESEDSQESVDSVTDSQKRREILSRRPSYRKILNDLSSDAPGVPRIEEEKSEEETSAPAITTVTVPTPIYQTSSGQYIAITQGGAIQLANNGTDGVQGLQTLTMTNAAATQPGTTILQYAQTTDGQQILVPSNQVVVQAASGDVQTYQIRTAPTSTIAPGVVMASSPALPTQPAEEAARKREVRLMKNREAARECRRKKKEYVKCLENRVAVLENQNKTLIEELKALKDLYCHKSD, from the exons ATGCCAGCAGCTCATGCAACATCATCTGCTCCCACCGTAACTTTAGTACAGCTGCCCAATGGGCAGACAGTTCAAGTCCATGGCGTTATTCAGGCGGCCCAGCCATCAGTTATTCAGTCTCCACAAGTCCAGACAGTTCAG TCTTCCTGTAAGGACTTAAAAAGACTTTTCTCCGGAACTCAG atttcaaCTATTGCAGAAAGTGAAGATTCTCAGGAGTCAGTGGATAGTGTAACTGATTCCCAAAAACGAAGAGAAATTCTTTCAAGGAGGCCTTCCTACAG aaaaattttgAATGACTTATCTTCAGATGCACCTGGAGTGCCAAGGATCGAAGAAGAGAAGTCTGAAGAGGAGACATCGGCACCTGCCATTACCACTGTCACGGTGCCAACCCCGATTTACCAAACTAGCAGCGGGCAGTACA TTGCCATTACCCAGGGAGGAGCAATACAACTGGCTAACAATGGTACCGATGGGGTACAGGGCCTGCAAACATTAACCATGACCAATGCAGCTGCCACTCAGCCGGGTACTACCATTCTACAGTATGCACAGACCACTGATGGACAGCAGATCTTAGTGCCCAGCAACCAAGTCGTTGTTCAAG CTGCCTCCGGAGATGTACAGACGTACCAGATTCGCACAGCACCCACTAGCACCATTGCCCCTGGAGTTGTTATGGCATCCTCCCCAGCACTTCCTACACAGCCTGCTGAAGAAGCAGCACGAAAGAGAGAGGTTCGCCTAATGAAAAACCG GGAAGCAGCACGAGAGTGTcgtagaaagaagaaagaatatgtgaaatgTTTAGAAAACAGAGTGGCAGTGcttgaaaaccaaaataagacaCTCATTGAGGAGCTAAAAGCACTTAAGGACCTTTACTGCCACAAATCAGATTAA
- the CREB1 gene encoding cyclic AMP-responsive element-binding protein 1 isoform X6, with protein MSVNLNSERQFEDAASGDVQTYQIRTAPTSTIAPGVVMASSPALPTQPAEEAARKREVRLMKNREAARECRRKKKEYVKCLENRVAVLENQNKTLIEELKALKDLYCHKSD; from the exons ATGTCAGTGAATTTGAATTCTGAACGTCAGTTTGAAGATG CTGCCTCCGGAGATGTACAGACGTACCAGATTCGCACAGCACCCACTAGCACCATTGCCCCTGGAGTTGTTATGGCATCCTCCCCAGCACTTCCTACACAGCCTGCTGAAGAAGCAGCACGAAAGAGAGAGGTTCGCCTAATGAAAAACCG GGAAGCAGCACGAGAGTGTcgtagaaagaagaaagaatatgtgaaatgTTTAGAAAACAGAGTGGCAGTGcttgaaaaccaaaataagacaCTCATTGAGGAGCTAAAAGCACTTAAGGACCTTTACTGCCACAAATCAGATTAA
- the CREB1 gene encoding cyclic AMP-responsive element-binding protein 1 isoform X5, with the protein MTNAAATQPGTTILQYAQTTDGQQILVPSNQVVVQAASGDVQTYQIRTAPTSTIAPGVVMASSPALPTQPAEEAARKREVRLMKNREAARECRRKKKEYVKCLENRVAVLENQNKTLIEELKALKDLYCHKSD; encoded by the exons ATGACCAATGCAGCTGCCACTCAGCCGGGTACTACCATTCTACAGTATGCACAGACCACTGATGGACAGCAGATCTTAGTGCCCAGCAACCAAGTCGTTGTTCAAG CTGCCTCCGGAGATGTACAGACGTACCAGATTCGCACAGCACCCACTAGCACCATTGCCCCTGGAGTTGTTATGGCATCCTCCCCAGCACTTCCTACACAGCCTGCTGAAGAAGCAGCACGAAAGAGAGAGGTTCGCCTAATGAAAAACCG GGAAGCAGCACGAGAGTGTcgtagaaagaagaaagaatatgtgaaatgTTTAGAAAACAGAGTGGCAGTGcttgaaaaccaaaataagacaCTCATTGAGGAGCTAAAAGCACTTAAGGACCTTTACTGCCACAAATCAGATTAA